A window of Etheostoma spectabile isolate EspeVRDwgs_2016 chromosome 18, UIUC_Espe_1.0, whole genome shotgun sequence contains these coding sequences:
- the tagapb gene encoding T cell activation RhoGTPase activating protein b isoform X3 yields MRRQQRGILTSGSPEVKEHWLDTLHRKIKDAKARGGCASSPPDVLMKVLSGSITTKTLTGGGMEQFIEFSLDGDAKTSAVSKQLNNKEDKHVTETRWNLVRRLRKGQGVTSKACRSDTDPKPQLFGQPLSKICPDECSLPKPVSVVLLLLRKRGPSTEGVFRKPCNNKNMRDVKEQLNSGLEVDLEGQPVVLLVGLLKSFLKELPGSLLVSELYDKWMAALNNEDTQQKALEIKKVVDDLPGPNKLLLQHLVCVLHHILESADTNKMDASNLAVCIAPTLLQLDGTPLDEQKEQMKKVTELTQFLIEHCEILGENIPHLLDTDADSLCSQHHDSAYDSTDPDGDGEAGESTSSTHLESGSSSSLSPSFTTSSWSADTMFDTKPAVTRRCSEPIILLSANLESLCSHSRSHDDCSMESKDFEEQPLKKQISDDSFLLRVRCGARPVSFPKLSSSSNMDPLPYMAGNCSCSSLESAASNQSESSVFTSSPVGSPPCLKRANTATQPSMAAKPEQDIPRLISDEKRRSQSMRVASKVLMRTRSLGGFSRSSVKKDSQKENSFPCGTLQEDSQSEADPPAELLHKPRPLSAVEVFKQVDSKLPCRPPSYEQAVQNTGLPPQYGSMTVYDAIVLERRSRPSSVNYDFPTTCSVNQYRDDVQQRTPFRQRAMSESVSPGHHEAVSRRCSQPVFEEFSYAKESYV; encoded by the exons AAAAATTAAAGACGCAAAAGCGAGAGGAGGTTGCGCTTCTTCCCCTCCAGACGTCCTCATGAAGGTTTTGAGTGGCAGCATCACG ACTAAAACTCTAACAGGAGGTGGCATGGAACAATTCATTGAGTTTTCCCTTGAT GGCGACGCAAAGACCTCTGCTGTGTCAAAGCAGTTGAATAACAAGGAGGACAAGCATGTCACTG AAACCAGATGGAACCTGGTGAGGAGGCTCAGAAAGGGCCAgggtgtcaccagcaaagcatgCCGGTCAGATACCGACCCCAAGCCTCAGCTGTTTGGACAGCCCCTCAGCAAGATATGCCCCGACGAATGTTCTCTTCCCAAACCAGTCTCA gtggtgctgctgttgctgaGGAAGAGAGGGCCGTCCACCGAGGGAGTGTTTCGGAAACCGTGCAACAACAAGAACATGCGGGACGTCAAAGAGCAACTCAACAGCGGCCTGGAGGTGGACCTGGAGGGCCAGCCGGTCGTCCTGCTTGTCGGGCTGCTCAAA AGTTTTCTGAAGGAACTTCCTGGCAGCCTGCTGGTGTCTGAACTTTATGACAAGTGGATGGCTGCTCTGAACAATGAAGACACCCAGCAGAAAGCTCTGGAAATCAAAAA GGTGGTAGATGACCTCCCTGGACCCAACAAACTCCTCCTTCAGCATCTAGTCTGCGTCCTCCATCACATCCTCGAGAGCGCTGACACCAACAAGATGGACGCCTCCAACCTTGCGGTGTGTATTGCCCCCACTCTGCTGCAGCTGGATGGCACCCCACTGGATGAGCAGAAGGAACAGATGAAAAAG GTCACAGAGCTAACTCAATTCCTTATCGAGCATTGTGAGATACTTGGAGAGAATATCCCCCATCTGCTGGATACTGATGCAG ACTCACTGTGCTCTCAGCATCATGACTCTGCGTATGACAGCACCGACccagatggagatggagaggcaGGAGAGAGTACCAGCTCCACACATTTAGAGAGTGGCTCATCTTCCTCTCTCAGTCCCAGCTTCACCACCTCCTCCTGGTCAGCTGATACGATGTTCGACACAAAGCCAGCAGTCACCCGCCGCTGCTCTGAGCCCATCATCCTCCTGTCAGCTAATCTTGAGAGCCTGTGCAGCCATTCCAGGAGCCACGACGACTGCTCCATGGAGAGCAAGGACTTTGAGGAGCAGCCTCTGAAAAAGCAGATCTCGGACGACTCCTTCTTGCTCAGAGTACGATGTGGAGCAAGGCCAGTGTCTTTTCCGAAACTTAGCAGCAGCTCCAACATGGATCCTCTGCCCTACATGGCAGGTAACTGCTCATGCTCTTCCCTTGAGAGCGCTGCCTCTAATCAGTCTGAAAGCTCTGTCTTCACCAGCTCCCCTGTAGGGTCGCCACCCTGCCTCAAGAGAGCAAACACCGCCACTCAGCCTTCAATGGCTGCAAAGCCTGAGCAGGACATTCCCAGACTGATTTCAGATGAGAAGAGGCGTTCACAGTCCATGAGAGTTGCCAGTAAAGTCCTAATGCGGACCAGGAGCTTAGGTGGCTTCAGCAGGAGCAGCGTGAAGAAAGACTCTCAGAAGGAAAACTCCTTCCCTTGTGGAACCCTCCAGGAGGACTCTCAGAGTGAAGCAGACCCACCAGCTGAGCTTCTGCACAAACCCCGGCCTTTGTCAGCCGTTGAAGTGTTTAAGCAGGTGGACAGCAAGCTTCCCTGCAGGCCTCCATCGTACGAGCAGGCAGTGCAGAACACGGGTCTTCCTCCACAGTATGGATCAATGACTGTATACGATGCCATAGTGCTGGAGAGAAGGTCCCGTCCATCCTCTGTAAACTATGACTTCCCAACAACCTGTTCTGTCAATCAGTACAGAGACGATGTCCAGCAGCGGACGCCTTTCCGCCAGAGAGCTATGTCCGAGTCTGTGTCTCCAGGTCATCATGAGGCTGTGTCACGTAGATGTAGCCAgcctgtgtttgaggaattttCTTACGCCAAGGAGTCTTATGTTTGA